Part of the Sodalinema gerasimenkoae IPPAS B-353 genome is shown below.
ACCCGGGAGGGTTCAGGGGCTTGGGGTGGCGGGGTTTCATCGCCGCCGCCTGAGGCATTATCTCCCGGTAGCCAATGAATAAAGGGCAGGGGGAGTAGGGTGCTGAGGTTGGTTAGGGTGACCAACAGCCAAAGGTTCTCGAAGTTGGATTCGGTGATATCGAGCCAGTGCATGAGAACCGCTCCCAATTCATAGGAGAGCATCCCGGCAATGTTAGACACGGACATCAACACGGCAAATAAGGTCGCTTCCACGCCACTAGGACATAGACGCGCGGCTAAAACCAGAACCGGCATGAAGGCCAATTGTCCCATCACCGTCAGAATTAGACTATCGCCGAGGCTGAACCAATGGTCATCAATGCCGATCGCCCGGTTAGCATGAGTCACCAGTAGTAGGGCACTCATCCCTAACACCGCCGAGAGGATCGTGGTCCAGACAAAGATTCTACGGAAGGGAACGGCTTTGAAGAACCGCTGAAACAGCCAAATCCCCACGAGAGAGGCTAAACTGGTCACCAATCGCACTCGTCCTAGGAACTCTGGTTGAAAGCCGAGTTCGTTGGTGGTGAAGTAGAAAAAGGCCGAGTCGGCGGTGGGGGTGGCTTGCCAAAGGAAGAGAAAGGCCGTCGGTAGCCAGATGGATTTTTGGGAAATGGCGGCTTTGAGTTGACTCAGTTGGGTTTTAACGCCGCTGAAGTCGGGGCGATTGCCCCTAGGCTGTTCCGCAATCAGCCAGGCCACTCCCGAGACAATCAGGGGAAAGCTGGCTGTAATCAGGAAGATATCGCGAGTGGCGAAGATTTCTAACAGAGACCCACTCAGATAAGCCGTGATGAGACCGCCAATGGCTGACGCGGCCCAGGTGACAGACTGCAACGACCCGGCATCACTTTGGGACTCCTTGCGGGCCCGTTCGACGACTAGGGAATCGGCGATGACATCACTAAAGGCGACAGAGAGAGACCCCAGGGAAATGGCGGCGATCGCCTGCCAGGGACGGGTGACGACCGTGGCCAGCAGTATCCAGGATAGGGTTCCCAGCAAGCCGGAGAGAATCAAATAGGGCCGACGACGATAGCCAAAAATGGGCAGGCCATCAGAGATGAACCCAAATAGGGGCTTAATCATCCAGGGAAGCGCCACAATCCCCAATAAGGCTGAGGTTTCAGCGGGACTCAGACCGAGATCGTCTTTGAGGAAGAAACTCACCGCCAAACGAGCTAAGCCGAGGATTCCCTGGACAAAGTAGACCAGGAGGATGGCAATGAGTTCTGGGGTTGGCTCGTTGCCAAACAGGAGTTTATCCCGTAAGAACCCTTTGAAACCCTCCAAGCGAGAGGATGAAACGAGCATAACGTAATAAATCTTAATGATTGCGCTGACTCTATCTTAACCAGGCGATCGCCCTTGAATCCTGACTCTGGGGACGGTTAACCGTCCGTCGCCCCCTGCCAAAGGACAATCAAACGGGATGATAGAAGAAGGCCACACTCACCACCAGATAGGTGGCCAGCAACAACACCCCTTCGAGCCAGTCGGAACGGCCATCGGAACTGACGGAGTTAGCCAGAACCACCGCCACCACCACTGCTACCAACTCAAAGGGATTGAAGTTCAAATCCATCGGTTGACCGAACAGCCAACCGGCTAACACCAGAACCGGGGCCACAAACAGAGCAATCTGCAAACTCGATCCCATAGCCACGGCCATGGATAAATCCATCTTGTTTTTCATGGCCACAGTGACGGCGGTGGCATGTTCAGCGGCGTTGCCAATAATGGGAACCAGAATCACCCCCGTAAAGAGGGGAGTGAAGCCGAGGGTTTCTGTGGCCAGTTCCAGGGAACCCACCAATAACTCAGACTCATAAGCCACGGCTAGAGTACAAACCAGCAAAATCCCCGACCAAAACCAGGGATTGGGGGACTCTGCCACGTCTCCAGACTCGGATTCGTTTTCCGCTTCCCCCACATCGCAGAGATAGGCGTGGGTTTTCATGGAAAACAGCAGGGTTAAGCCATAGACAATGATGAGAATCACCGCCACGATGCTAGAGAGTTTCTGAATCGTCAGTTCGGGGATGCCTTGGGAGGTGGCAACTACGGCGGTGGGGATGAGGATGGCCACCGTGGCCAGGTTCATGACGGAGGCGTTGAGGCGAGCCATGACGGATTGGAAATTTTGGGATTTATAGCGAAGTCCGCCGAGAAACATGGAAAATCCCATCACTAGCAACAGGTTGCTGATAATGGAGCCGGTGATGCTGGCTTTGACGACTTCGATTAAGCCGGCCCGCAGGGCAATGAGAGCGATAATCAGTTCGGTGGCGTTGCCGAAGGTGGCGTTGAGGAGTCCGCCGACGGTGGGACCGACGACGACGGCCAGTTCTTCGGTGGCGGTTCCCATCCAGGCGGCTAGGGGGATGATGGCCACGGCGGCGGTCAGGAAAATGACGGTGGCATCCCAATGTAGCCATTCGGCGGCGATGGAGATGGGGAGGAAGGTGAGCAGGAGGGAGAGGATTAGGGTTTTCATGGGGAAAGAAAAAAGAAGACTGTCGGGGCACACCTTGTGTTCGCTCAAGAGGAACCCCGTCGGGGCGGAGCCGAGCCAACTTTCAGGGAAAAAATCAAACACCACATAAAAAAGGCGTTAGTATGAAGTTTATATCGTAAAGTTTATAGAAAAGATATCTCGATCGCAGATTGAAACCCTTCAGGTATAGAGACTCTAATGTCTTGGTAGGCATGGATTCTAGCCAACTGCCATTGAACATGGTCAGTCAACCAGCGTCCTCAAATATTTTTGTTTGATTTGTTTGATTTGTTTGAAATTAGACATTTAAAAGAGATTTTTATAGTATGGCTAAGCGATCACTCAAAGCCTCACCTGCGGGTATTCAGCAGGCTAAGCGTGCCTTTGCACTCAAAGGATGGACTCAAGAAAATCTGGCCGGGGAAGTCAATCTCAAGACCCGTCAGCCAATCTGGAGATTTTTTACCGGGCAACCCGTAGACCGCCAGGTGTTTATGGAACTCTGCCAGGTGCTGGATTTGGACTGGCGTGAGATTGCCAAGAACCCACCGGCTGAGTTTCTGGAGCCTGGGGAGAGTGTCGAACCAACCATCGATGAACTCGTGGCT
Proteins encoded:
- the cax gene encoding calcium/proton exchanger; this translates as MKTLILSLLLTFLPISIAAEWLHWDATVIFLTAAVAIIPLAAWMGTATEELAVVVGPTVGGLLNATFGNATELIIALIALRAGLIEVVKASITGSIISNLLLVMGFSMFLGGLRYKSQNFQSVMARLNASVMNLATVAILIPTAVVATSQGIPELTIQKLSSIVAVILIIVYGLTLLFSMKTHAYLCDVGEAENESESGDVAESPNPWFWSGILLVCTLAVAYESELLVGSLELATETLGFTPLFTGVILVPIIGNAAEHATAVTVAMKNKMDLSMAVAMGSSLQIALFVAPVLVLAGWLFGQPMDLNFNPFELVAVVVAVVLANSVSSDGRSDWLEGVLLLATYLVVSVAFFYHPV
- a CDS encoding folate/biopterin family MFS transporter is translated as MLVSSSRLEGFKGFLRDKLLFGNEPTPELIAILLVYFVQGILGLARLAVSFFLKDDLGLSPAETSALLGIVALPWMIKPLFGFISDGLPIFGYRRRPYLILSGLLGTLSWILLATVVTRPWQAIAAISLGSLSVAFSDVIADSLVVERARKESQSDAGSLQSVTWAASAIGGLITAYLSGSLLEIFATRDIFLITASFPLIVSGVAWLIAEQPRGNRPDFSGVKTQLSQLKAAISQKSIWLPTAFLFLWQATPTADSAFFYFTTNELGFQPEFLGRVRLVTSLASLVGIWLFQRFFKAVPFRRIFVWTTILSAVLGMSALLLVTHANRAIGIDDHWFSLGDSLILTVMGQLAFMPVLVLAARLCPSGVEATLFAVLMSVSNIAGMLSYELGAVLMHWLDITESNFENLWLLVTLTNLSTLLPLPFIHWLPGDNASGGGDETPPPQAPEPSRVETEVVEEVRV